From a region of the Coffea arabica cultivar ET-39 chromosome 3e, Coffea Arabica ET-39 HiFi, whole genome shotgun sequence genome:
- the LOC113737791 gene encoding desiccation-related protein PCC13-62-like, whose translation MALFSSNTFNSLVLVLSLSIILNLLPSSFASNKRGIPQSDVDLLEFPLNLEYLEAEFFLWGSLGYGLDKIAPELTGKGPEPIGAKIAKLDPFVRDVVAQFAFQEVGHLRAIKSTVPGFPRPLLNISSESFATVINSAIGRTLEPPFDPYANDINYLIASYVIPYVGLTGYVGANPNLQSPAAKRLVAGLLGVESGQDAVIRALLFEQAYVKVKPYGITVAEFTDRISNLRNELGHAGLKDEGIVVKPSEGAEGRISGNVLAGDKDSLSFGRTPEEILRIVYGSGNESKPGGFYPKGAEGRIAQSHLRLNEALLNFN comes from the exons ATGGCATTATTCAGTTCCAACACTTTTAATTCTCTTGTCTTGGTGCTTTCCCTCTCCATCATCCTCAACCTTCTTCCTAGCTCTTTTGCCAGCAATAAGCGGGGAATTCCGCAGTCAGATGTCGATCTCTTGGAATTTCCACTGAATTTGGAGTACTTGGAAGCTGAGTTCTTTTTATGGGGTTCTCTGGGCTATGGATTGGACAAAATAGCTCCTGAGCTAACTGGAAAAGGTCCAGAACCTATTGGTGCTAAGATTGCCAAACTGGATCCTTTCGTTAGAGATGTTGTTGCCCAATTCGCATTCCAAGAAGTTGGACATCTGAG GGCAATTAAAAGTACCGTGCCTGGATTTCCAAGGCCATTGCTGAACATAAGCTCAGAATCATTTGCAACTGTAATTAACAGTGCAATCGGGAGGACCCTGGAGCCACCTTTTGATCCTTATGCTAATGACATCAACTATCTCATTGCATCCTATGTTATTCCTTACGTTGGACTCACCGGTTATGTCGGAGCAAATCCAAACCTCCAAAGTCCTGCTGCGAAAAGA CTAGTAGCGGGGCTTCTAGGTGTGGAATCAGGCCAAGATGCAGTGATTAGAGCATTACTATTCGAGCAGGCATATGTGAAGGTAAAGCCATATGGGATAACAGTGGCAGAATTCACTGACCGTATATCAAACCTAAGGAACGAACTCGGACATGCGGGGCTGAAAGATGAAGGGATAGTGGTGAAGCCAAGTGAAGGTGCAGAAGGAAGAATTTCGGGCAATGTTCTTGCTGGTGACAAAGACTCCCTTTCATTTGGTCGAACACCAGAGGAAATTCTACGAATTGTGTATGGAAGTGGGAATGAGAGTAAACCCGGTGGATTTTACCCCAAAGGAGCTGAAGGTCGAATAGCCCAGTCACATCTTAGATTGAACGAGGCATTATTGAACTTCAATTGA